A genomic window from Nocardioides jiangxiensis includes:
- a CDS encoding DoxX family protein translates to MALGTIINSTRRNLALLGVRVLLGAVLVAHGWQKLHDWGIAGTRSSFADMGIPNAGPAATFAVVAELGGGALILLGLCTPLAALLVAADMAGAFWFVHRGTEVFVGDGGWELVAGLGAAALALFAVGAGALSVDALLLGWWRRRRARKARLKPAKPAPAPTHNVLGEELAASDA, encoded by the coding sequence ATGGCACTCGGGACCATCATCAACAGCACGCGGCGCAACCTCGCGCTGCTCGGAGTACGCGTCCTGCTCGGCGCGGTGCTCGTCGCGCACGGCTGGCAGAAGCTCCACGACTGGGGCATCGCCGGCACGCGCTCCAGCTTCGCCGACATGGGCATCCCGAACGCCGGCCCCGCGGCGACGTTCGCGGTCGTCGCCGAGCTGGGCGGCGGTGCGCTGATCCTGCTCGGCCTCTGCACGCCGCTCGCCGCCCTCCTGGTCGCGGCCGACATGGCCGGTGCGTTCTGGTTCGTGCACCGCGGCACCGAGGTCTTCGTCGGAGACGGCGGCTGGGAGCTGGTGGCCGGCCTCGGAGCCGCTGCGCTCGCGCTGTTCGCCGTCGGCGCCGGCGCGCTCAGCGTCGACGCACTCCTCCTCGGCTGGTGGCGTCGCCGGCGCGCCCGCAAGGCGCGCCTGAAGCCGGCGAAGCCTGCGCCGGCGCCCACCCACAACGTGCTGGGCGAGGAGCTCGCTGCGTCCGACGCCTGA
- a CDS encoding spermidine synthase: MQLGEIARATGPTGELVLRRRADDRGDDGTTIELRANGVFVMDTIETASERAMATATLAASRTRGRTPTRVLVGGLGLGFTLGEVLADPFVEQVTVVEIEPALVGWMRDGTIPHGPDLLADDRVEVVTADVADALRSAEDAAYDLVLLDVDNGPGYLVHDGNAELYEAPLLALARERLAEGGVLVIWSAFEEPELPLEMHDVFGNCRALPIPVDLQGREEQYWLYAASR, from the coding sequence ATGCAGCTCGGAGAGATCGCTCGCGCCACCGGACCGACCGGCGAGCTCGTGCTGCGCCGCCGCGCGGACGACCGCGGCGACGACGGCACCACCATCGAGCTGCGTGCCAACGGCGTCTTCGTGATGGACACCATCGAGACCGCGTCCGAGCGTGCGATGGCCACGGCGACGCTGGCCGCCTCCCGCACCCGCGGCCGTACGCCGACCCGGGTGCTGGTCGGCGGTCTCGGCCTCGGTTTCACCCTCGGCGAGGTGCTCGCCGATCCGTTCGTCGAGCAGGTGACGGTGGTCGAGATCGAGCCAGCACTGGTCGGCTGGATGCGTGACGGCACCATCCCGCACGGTCCGGACCTGCTCGCCGACGACCGGGTGGAGGTGGTGACCGCGGACGTCGCCGACGCCCTCCGCAGCGCCGAGGACGCGGCGTACGACCTGGTGCTGCTGGACGTCGACAACGGCCCGGGCTACCTGGTGCACGACGGCAACGCCGAGCTCTACGAGGCCCCGCTGCTGGCGCTCGCCCGGGAGCGCCTGGCCGAGGGTGGAGTGCTGGTGATCTGGTCGGCGTTCGAGGAGCCCGAGCTGCCACTGGAGATGCACGACGTGTTCGGCAACTGCCGGGCACTGCCGATCCCGGTCGACCTCCAGGGGCGCGAGGAGCAGTACTGGCTCTACGCCGCCTCGCGCTAG